One stretch of Flavobacterium sp. 9 DNA includes these proteins:
- a CDS encoding IS3 family transposase — protein sequence MKKGRSHLFQERWEIYQFIVSYKHLYPIEKMCSVLKVSRSSYYRWFSGGPSNRFIENSLFTDLIKEVFDLSSQTYGSPRIAEQLKRKGYKISKRKVAKLMLLNGWRSKLKRRFKVTTDSNHRYPVCSNHLNRNFTPKSLNEVWVSDITYIRTAAGWLYLTTIIDLYDRQVIGWSLSTRMYTDQTIIPAWKMAVSKREITESLLFHSDRGIQYASIEFRKLINKNTLITQSMSRKANCWDNAVAESFFKTLKAELIYQHKFTTIEEAKLAVFEYIEVWYNRKRLHSSLGYKTPKEMELEFYKIESVA from the coding sequence ATTAAAAAAGGCCGTTCACATCTTTTCCAAGAGCGATGGGAAATCTACCAATTTATAGTCAGCTATAAACATTTATATCCTATTGAAAAGATGTGCAGCGTTTTAAAAGTAAGCCGAAGTAGTTATTATAGATGGTTCAGTGGCGGTCCTTCTAATAGATTTATAGAAAATAGTCTATTTACAGATTTAATAAAAGAAGTTTTTGATCTAAGCAGTCAAACTTACGGAAGTCCCAGAATAGCGGAACAGCTAAAAAGAAAAGGATATAAAATATCCAAAAGGAAAGTTGCTAAATTGATGCTTCTTAATGGCTGGAGAAGTAAACTTAAAAGACGCTTTAAAGTAACCACAGATTCTAATCATCGATATCCAGTGTGCAGTAATCATCTCAATAGAAATTTTACACCAAAATCACTTAATGAGGTTTGGGTGTCTGATATAACCTATATAAGAACAGCTGCCGGCTGGTTATATCTTACTACTATTATTGATTTATATGACAGGCAGGTTATAGGATGGTCATTAAGCACACGAATGTATACCGATCAAACGATTATTCCAGCTTGGAAAATGGCAGTATCAAAAAGAGAAATAACAGAATCTTTACTTTTTCATTCAGATAGAGGAATACAATATGCTTCGATAGAATTCAGAAAATTGATTAATAAAAATACTTTAATCACTCAAAGTATGAGTAGAAAAGCTAATTGTTGGGATAATGCTGTAGCTGAAAGTTTTTTCAAGACCCTTAAAGCAGAACTTATCTATCAGCATAAATTCACAACCATTGAAGAAGCTAAATTAGCAGTCTTTGAATATATAGAAGTATGGTATAATAGAAAACGTCTGCATTCTTCTTTGGGATATAAAACACCTAAAGAAATGGAACTAGAATTTTATAAAATAGAAAGTGTAGCATAG